TCGCCGCGGCCGTGAGCATGAAGCTGGAGGACTACGTGGAGCTGGTCCTCAAGTACGCGCAGGACAAGGACAAGGAGCCCGAGATTGCCGTCATCTCGGACGAGGAGCTGAAGAAGAACGGCTTCAACCCCCTGTCCGCCGAGGAGGCCGCCAACATCCTCATCAAGGGCATGAAGGGCGAGCTCCCCGGCTCTCCTCCGGACTTCGAGGCGTCCAAGTTCACCCAGGACAAGTCCGCCGCCGGGAAGCCCTCGCTGACGGCGCCCCAGGGCCAGGCCCCCACGGGTCCGCAGGACGCCGAGGCCCAGAAGGCCCTGCAGGATCAGCTCAAGCGCGGCGGGAGCGGCGGTAACCGCGCGTAACGAGGTACCGAGGGGGGCTGGGCCGGAAGTGAAATTCAGCCGGAAAATCACGAGGAAACAATTCGGCTGGCTCCCCGAGAATCCTTTCGAGCTTCAACTCCGGCAAAAATCTCCCTCAAACTTCCAAGAATTCCAGGGGTACTACCATGGGCGGCATTGGCAAGATCATCAGCAAGGTCACCGATACGGTTGGCAAGGTCGCGCAGACGGTCAGCAAGGTCGCTGGCGGCATCGCCAACATCGCTGGCAAGGCGATGGAGTTCCTGAAGAAGCCGGTGAGCGAGGTGGTTGCCCCGATTGCCAAGTTCGTGGGCGAGAAGGTCGGCAAGCTCCCCTTCCTGGGCAAGTTCCTCGGCCCCATCGCCGAGAACCTGCTGAAGCAGGGCGCGACGTCCCTGCTGGGCGAGGGTCCCCTGGGCGGCATCGGCTTCCTGTCGAAGCTGGCCCCCAAGCTGGAGGACATCACCAAGATTGCCGAGGCCGTCAAGAAGGGCGCGGACAAGGTTGGCGCGTTCACCAACAACCCGATTGGCCTCGAGAACTTCCAGAACATCATCGCCCAGAACCACGCCCGCTTCGTGGAGTGAGTTCCCGCGCCCCTGGCGCGACAGTGCAGCAAGCCCGAGGGCCGGTCCTCCGCGAAACGCGGGGCCGGCCCTCCGGCGTTGCGGGGTGCCTCTGGCGTGCTTCGCCCGTGAGCGCAGGCGGTGTCACGGGTGCCCCAGGTGGATCACCCGCCCGCCATCGACTCCGCGCGGCCGGGAAGGCAAGGCCGCGAGGCCCCGGAGCCGCGAATGCTGCGGGCGAATCCGCGGGCTGGAGGTGCGCTCAGCGTCTCGGTGGTGCGGGTGGAGCCGCCCGGCGGCGCTCTCGGCGTCTCGGTGGTGCGGGCGGATCCGCAGGCCGGCGGCCCTCTCAGCGTCTCGGTGGATGAGAGGATGATCCGTGTCGCGGAGGCCCCACGTGCTCCGGAGCGCTCCGTTCGGCCTGGCCTTCAGCGCTCTTCGCGGGCCAGGCGCCGGGTGTCGTCGAGGAGGCGGGAGGTGGCCTCGTCGTCGGCGCTGTCGTAGTAGCCGCGAATCTGCCCTTCAGGGTCCACGAGCACGAAGTGGGTGCCGTGGAAGATGGAGAGCAGGTCATCCTCGGCGGCGCCGGCCTCGCGGCCCATGCTGACCTTGAAGCCCTGGACGATGGTGGCCTTGAGCTGCTCGTAGTCGCCGGTGAGGAAGCTCCACCGGGAGAAGTCGGCGCCGTGGCGCTGGCCGTACTCGGCGAGGCGCTCGGGGGTGTCGTACTTCGGGTCGACGGAGAAGGACACGAGCTGGAGCCCGGCTCCGAAGGACGTGGTGCGCTCCTGCACGCCGACCATCTTCCGCGTGAAGGCGGGGCAGATGGTGGGGCAGCGCGTGAAGATGAAGTTGGCCACGTAGGGCCGGCCCCGGAGCTGGCCGCTGCCGAAGGGCTGGCCGTCATGGCGGGTGAAGGTGAACTCCGGCAGGGCGCCGAGCTGCGGCAGCGGAACGCTCCGGTCCTTCAGCAGGGTGGCACCCGTGGCGGCCGCGCTGCCGAGCGCGACGATGGCGAGCCCGGCCCAGAAGCCGGGGCGCTGCGTCAGGCGGACCTGGGGGGCCGCGATGGGGGAGTCAGCGGACATGGGCCCGGAGGTAACGGAAGCCGGAGGGCGGCACAAGCGGTGGGGGGCCCCCTGCGACATCATGGCTACTCCAGGGATGTAGGTGGCGCAGGGTCGCCTCCAGGGCAGGCAGGCCCGGAGGAGGGGGCCGGGGCCCGTGCCTTGAGGCCACCCGGGCCGCGTGCTACCCGGGAGGGTGGTGATGCCCGGCGAGCGCCCTACCTCCGACCGTGACATGGCGGCCTGCCTTCGGGGACAGGGAGCCCGGGTGACGGCCCTGCTCTTCGCGGGGCTCCTGGCCCTGCTGCCGGCGGAAGGGCTCGCCTGCCCCGCGTGCACGGTGCGTGCGTCGGAGTCGCCGGTGCGGTCGGTGCTGCTGCTGGGGGCGTTGGTGCTCGCGCCGTTCCTGCTGGTGGGCCTGGGCGTGTGGGCGGCACGGTGGGCCGCGCGGGAGGACCACCCGTGAGCCCGCTGCCTTCCGGAGCGGAGGACACGGCTGCGCTCCGCGAGGTGGGAGCGGCACTGCCGGGCAACGGGGGCGCCGGACTCCATGGTGCGCCAGAGGTGGGCGCGGCCCTGCCCGATGAAACCCCATCGCCAGGGCGCGGAGACACCCTGCCGGACGGAGCCGCACGACCGGAGAGCGGACTCGTCCCGCCCGGCTCCGCGCCCACGGTGGCTGCGGGGCTCACTCCCGACGCACCTCGTGACGCCTGGACGCTGGCGCTGCCCGAGGATGCGAGCACACACGGACATCGCATCGACGCGCTGCTCGGATGGAGCCATCGCTTCGACGCGGTGCTGGTGGCGATAGCGCTGGGGTGGTTGGTGTTCGCGGTGTGGCGCTTCCGGGGCGCACGGCGGGTGGCGTCGGATGGAGGGACGCGGCGCTCGCGAGCGTGGGTGCTGGGCCTGGCGCTGGGCGCCTTCGTCGTGGTGGACGGCACGCTGCTGCTGGGCTCTCACGCCTACCTGCGCGACGTGCTGTGGAACTTCCACGTGCCCGCGGAGGACCCGCGCACGGTGCGGATTGAAGTCAATGCGCACCAGTGGTCCTGGGAGGCGCGGTACGCCGGCGAGGACGGCCGCTTCGGCACGCCCGACGACGTGGTGACGTGGAACGACCTGCGCGTCCCGGTGGGCGTGCCCGTCTGGGTGCAGCTCGTGTCCACGGACGTGGTGCACGGCTTCTCGCTGCCGCACTTCCGCGTGAAGCTGGATGCGATTCCGGGCCGCGTGAACCAGACGTGGTTCCAGGCCGCGCGCGAGGGGACGTGGGAGGTGGCCTGCTACCAGCACTGCGGCACCAGCCACTACAAGATGCGCGGCCTGCTCCACGTCATGTCACCCGAGTCCTACGCCGCGTGGCTGCACGAGGCGGGACGGCAGGCCGTGCAGGCCCATGACGAGAACGACAGCGCGGCGCGGTGGGGCTGGGAGTGGAAGGCGCCGTGAGCCTGTTCTCCTCGGACCACAAGGCGGTGGCGCGGCGGTACCTGTGGAGCGGGCTGGGCTTCCTGCTGCTCGGCGGGGTGCTGGCGCTGCTCATCCGCTGGCAGTGGGCCCTGCCGGGGCAGCCGGTACCGGGGCTGGCCTGGGCGCTCCCCGAGTCTCACGGCGCGCTCACTCCGCCGTCCTACACGGCCGTGTTCACGATGCACGGCCTCATCATGATCTTCTTCGCGGTGACGCCGCTGCTCTTCGGAGCGCTCGGGCACTTCGTGCTGCCGCTGGCCATTGGCGCGCGAGGCCTGGCCTTCCCCCGGCTGTCCGCCCTTGGGTACCAGGTCTACGCCGTCGGTGGAGTGCTGGTGCTGGCCTCGTTCGGCGTGCGGCTCGGCCCGGCGAGCGCGGGGTGGACGGCGTACCCGCCCCTGTCGACGCCGGCCTTCACGCCGGGCCTGGGACAGACGCTGGTGACGGTGGCGGTGCTGTGCGCGGCGGCGTCCGCGTTCCTCTACGGCCTCAACTTCGTCGTCACGGTGGTGCGGTGCCGGGCGCCGGGGATGACGTGGGGCCGGCTGCCGCTGACGGTGTGGGGGCTGTTCTTCGCCTCGGTGCTCAACGTGCTGTTCGTGCCGGTGCTGGCGGCGGCCACCGCGCTGCTGCTGATGGACCGGCTGCTGGGCACGCAGTTCTTCATCGCGGGCGCGGCGGCGGTGGGCGGAGGCGGCGACCCGGTGGTGTACCAGCACCTCTTCTGGCTGTTCGGCCACCCGGAGGTCTACATCCTCATCCTCCCGGCCTGGGGCATGGTGGGCGACTTCGTGGCCTTCTTCAGCCGCAGGCCCGCGCACGGCTACCGGCTGACGGCGGGGGCCATGGGCGCGGTGACGGCGCTGAGCGGGCTCGTCTACGCGCACCACCTCTTCACGAGCGGGATGTCGCCGCTGCTCGGCCGCGCGTTCATGGTGCTGACGCTCATCATCTCGCTGCCGGCGCAGGTGATGTTCCTCAACTGGCTGATGACGCTGTGGCGGGGGAGCGTGCGGCTGACGTCGCCGATGCTCGCGGCGCTCGGGACGATGGTCGTGTTCGGCCTGGGCGGCATCACCGGACTGGCGCTGGGCGCGGTGGCCACGGACGTGCCGCTGCACGGGACGCTGTGGGTGGTGGGCCACTTCCACCTGACGATGGGCGCGGCGAGCTTCCTCGCCGTCTTCGCCGGGCTCTACTTCTGGTTCCCGAAGATGTACGGGCGGGCGATGCACGAAGGGCTGGCGAAGGCCCACGTGCTGTCGAGCGCGGTGCTGTTCCTCGGCGTCTTCGGCGGGCAGCTCGCGGCGGGGTACGCGGGACAGCTCCGGCGGCTGTATGACCCGTACCAGTACACGTACCTGAAGCACCTGCTGGCGCTGAACCAGTGGACGACGGTGTTCGCGTTCCTGCTCGGCGCGGTGCAGGTGCTGTTCGTGGTGAACCTGGTCTGGACGCTGCGGCGCGGCCGGGCGGCGGAGCAGAACCCGTGGGAGGTGGGGACGCTGGAGTGGACGAGCGCGCTCAGCCCACCACCCGAGGGCAACTTCGCCACGGTGCCGGTGGTGCTGCGCGGGCCGCATGCGCTGTCGCAGCCGGAGGTGCTGGAGCGGCTCGGCCGGGACTGGATTGGACAGGCGGAGCCGCTGCCCGAGCCGGCGTCGTCGGAAGCAGACGACGCGCTCGGGAGCGTGTCCACGGTGGGAGGTGCCACGTGAAGTCCACGGTGCCCGTGAGTGAGCAGCAGCGTGAGGACGGCGCGCAGCTCCCTGAAGGGCCACGAGAGGAGGCGTGGGGGAGGACTCCGGCTCCCGAGGGAGCGCAGCGGCACGCGAGCGATGATGCTCCCGGGCTCCCACGCCACGACCTCTCAGCTCACGCGGAGGGGACCCGGTGGCTCGGCATGGTGCTGGGGCTCGCGGCGTGGACGATGTTCTTCGTCTCGCTGACGTTCGCCGTGGGCTGGTATCGGATGCGCGAGCCCTGGCCGCCGCTGCCCTTCTCTCCGCTGCTGCTCGCGGCGCCAGGCCTGTTCCTCGTGGCGGGCAGTGTCGTGCTCCACCGGTCGAGGCGAAGCGCACCCCTTCGCAGGCTCGTGACGGCGCTGGTGCTCGGCGGGGGCTTCGTTGCCATGCAGGCGGGGCTGACGCACGTCGCGTGGTGGAACCACCAGCTGCGCATCCCCCAGGACGGCGTGCCCGCCTCCGCGTACTACGGACTCACGGGCCTGCATGTGCTGCACGTGCTCGCCGTGCTCGCGGGCGTGTTCCTCTCCGCCGTGCGTCTGTGGCGGGGAACGGAGGTGCGGGACGCGGTGCGAAGGCATGCGCCCGGCTGGCACTTCGTGACGGCGATGTGGCTGCTGCTCTTCCTGGCGGTGTACCTCCCATGAGTGCCCCCCGGTTCCTGCTGGCGGTCCTCTCACTCTCGCTGGCGGCGTGCAGCTCCAGGACCGCGCCCACCTTCGAGCCGCTGAAGCTGGCCGACGGGCGCGTCGTCCCGGCGGCGACGCTGTCTCGCGGGCACGCGGTGTACACGCACTACTGCGCGTCCTGCCATGGTGAGCGCGGAGATGGCCAGGGCCCCGCGGGGCGCGGCATGCGGCCGGTGCCCCGGAGCTTCCGTCAGGGCCTCTTCAAGTTCGGCGGAGTCGCCGCGGGCGAGCTGCCCACGGACGACGCCCTGAAGCGCACGCTGCGCCGCGGCCTGCACGGCACGCCGATGTTCGCGTGGGACGTCCCCGAGTCCGACGTGGAAGCCGTGGTGCAGTACCTCAAGACCTTCAGCCCCCGCTGGAAGGAGGAGGCACCGGGCCAGCCCCTGGGGGTGACGCCCGACCCATGGAAGGGCCGCGAGGCCGAGGCCGTGGAGCGCGGCCGCGTCGCGTACCACGTATCCGGTGGCGGCAACGCGGGCTGTGCGAGCTGCCACGTGGCGTACCTGCCTCGCGCGGAGCTGGCCGCCCTCATGGAGAAGTCGCTGGGCCGCAAGGTGGACCTGTCGAAGGTGGACCCGTACACGGCGCAGCCGCGCGAGTCCGAGCACCCCCTCGAGGTCGACGCCCAGGGCGAGCCCACCCTGCTGGGCAAGGTGCTGCCGCCGGACTTCCTCTTCCACCGGCTGCGCACGGTGTGGCCGGAGGGCGACAAGGTCGAGGGCACGCCGTACACCGCCGAGCGCCAGCGCGAGGACCTCTACCGCGTCATCACGGCCGGTGTGGGCGGCGCCGCCATGCCCACGTGGAAGGGCGCCATCCCCGAGGAGAACCTCTGGGCGCTCGCGTACTACGTGCAGTCGCTGGCACGGCTCCGCGACACGGACGAGGCTCGGGAGCTGAAGGCACGCCTCCGCGCCTCCACCATGCCCGTCCAGTGAGATTGGACTGATTCGGGAATCAAATAACTTCGGAGCCGACGAAACAACGTCTCAGCCTTTGCGAAAATCCAGGCACGTTTCATCTCCGCCCCCCAGGAGCCCTTCTTCGTGACGACCTACTCCGTTCGCAGCGGTGACACGCTCGGTGCCCTGGCCCGGCGCTTCAACACGTCGGTGGATGCGCTGGCGAAGGCCAACGGCATCGCCAACCCGAACAAGATCTACGCCGGTCAGAAGCTGAACGTCCCGGACGGGTTCGACGCGCCCCGGGTCTCGGGCTCGGGCGGTGGCTCCAGCTACACGGTGAAGTCCGGTGACACGCTGAGCGGAATCGCGGGCAAGTTCGGCACCTCGGTGAGCGCGCTGGCGAAGGCGAACGGCATCTCCAACCCCAACCGCATCTTCGCCGGCCAGCGGCTCACGATTCCGGGCAGCGGCGGCGCGGCGCCGAGCAGCCCGGCCCCCTCCGGCGGTAGCCGGACGCACACGGTGAAGTCGGGCGACACGCTGAGCGGCATCGCCGGCAAGTACGGCACGTCGGTGGGCGCGCTGCAGCGGGCGAACAACATCTCCAACCCGAACCTCATCTACGTGGGCCAGAAGCTCACGATTCCGGGCGGTGGCGCGGCCCCGGGCCAGCCGGCTCCGAACCCGCCGCCGGTGGGCGGGGTGGGTGGGCCGAAGCCGGTGCCGGGTGGCTCGGCGGGAGTGACGGTGGCGCAGCTGCGCCGGGTGATGCCGAACCTGTCCCAGGCGAAGGCCGAGCAGTACCTGCCGCACCTGAACCGGGCCATGGCGGAGGCGAACATCACCACGCCGCAGCGCAAGGCCGCCTTCCTGGCGCAGCTCGCGCACGAGAGCGGTGAGCTGCGCTACATGGAGGAGATTGCCTCCGGTGCGGCGTACGAGGGCCGTCGCGATTTGGGCAACACCCAGCCGGGCGATGGCGTGCGCTACAAGGGCCGTGGCCCCATCCAGCTCACCGGCCGCGCCAACTACCGGGCCGCGGGCCAGGCGCTGGGCATCGACCTGGAGGGCAACCCCGCGCGCGCGAAGGACCCGGACGTCGCGTTCCGCATCGCGGGTTGGTACTGGTCTTCGCGCAACCTCAACACCTACGCGGACGCGGGCAACTTCCGCGAGGTCACCCGCCGCATCAACGGCGGCTACAACGGCATGGCGAGCCGCGAGATGTACTACCGCCGCGCGCAGGACGTGTTCTGACACGCCCGGCCGCGAAGCCGGAGTGACGCGAGGACCGTGCGCCCACGAGGCCGCGGTCCTCGCTGTGTTTCAGGGACCTGGTTCCAGAGGCGGAACGGCCCTGCACGGTGGTGGCGCGCGGTGGTCCGACCGGCCATGCACCCTCCCACGCACCGGAGGCTGGAAGGAACGTTCATTCCGCGCGGCGAAGAGGGCCGGGGTGGGGAGCGGGCATGGACCTTCCGGACCCGGCCAGGGCAGGCGTGGGACGGACCCTTTCTGGCACCGGGCGGACGCGCGCTGTCGTGAGGGTCTCTCGGTGGGCCGCTGCGTCCTGCATGAGTCCCATTGGGTAGACGCCACGTCCGGGGCTCGCGACGCCGCACGGCCAGCGCCGGGCCGTGTTGCCGGGCACCTGACGATGGTCCACCCGGTGCACCGGGCAGTGCGTTTCCTGACCGGAGCGCGCCCATGCCTCGTATCGACTCTTCCAGCGGTACCGCTGTCCCCATCGACACCGCCTCCGAGACGGGCCCCACGCCGGCCCCCTCACGGCCGAAGCCCGCCTCCACCCCGGCACCCACCGCTCGCAACGAGGTGCGCGCCTATGCCGGTCCTCCCGCACGCGGTCCCTCCTCGGCGGCGACTCCCGCGGGCTCCGGTCCGACCGTCTCCGCGAGCGAGCTCGAGGTCCTTCGTGGAAGGCCGCGCCCCGCGTCCCCTGACGTGCCCGGCAGCGTGTACACCCGCATCCGGGAGCACCTCACCACCGGGCTCACCGACTGGCGCATCAGCGGGAACGACGTGAAGGCCGTGCACACGGCGCTCGGGACGCTGCAGCCAGGGGCCTACCGTGTGGCCCTGGAGCGGATGGAGCGCGACCACCTGCTGGGCGCGTACGTGAAGGCGCAGG
This DNA window, taken from Pyxidicoccus xibeiensis, encodes the following:
- a CDS encoding SCO family protein, whose amino-acid sequence is MSADSPIAAPQVRLTQRPGFWAGLAIVALGSAAATGATLLKDRSVPLPQLGALPEFTFTRHDGQPFGSGQLRGRPYVANFIFTRCPTICPAFTRKMVGVQERTTSFGAGLQLVSFSVDPKYDTPERLAEYGQRHGADFSRWSFLTGDYEQLKATIVQGFKVSMGREAGAAEDDLLSIFHGTHFVLVDPEGQIRGYYDSADDEATSRLLDDTRRLAREER
- a CDS encoding cytochrome c oxidase subunit II, whose translation is MSPLPSGAEDTAALREVGAALPGNGGAGLHGAPEVGAALPDETPSPGRGDTLPDGAARPESGLVPPGSAPTVAAGLTPDAPRDAWTLALPEDASTHGHRIDALLGWSHRFDAVLVAIALGWLVFAVWRFRGARRVASDGGTRRSRAWVLGLALGAFVVVDGTLLLGSHAYLRDVLWNFHVPAEDPRTVRIEVNAHQWSWEARYAGEDGRFGTPDDVVTWNDLRVPVGVPVWVQLVSTDVVHGFSLPHFRVKLDAIPGRVNQTWFQAAREGTWEVACYQHCGTSHYKMRGLLHVMSPESYAAWLHEAGRQAVQAHDENDSAARWGWEWKAP
- a CDS encoding cytochrome c oxidase subunit I gives rise to the protein MSLFSSDHKAVARRYLWSGLGFLLLGGVLALLIRWQWALPGQPVPGLAWALPESHGALTPPSYTAVFTMHGLIMIFFAVTPLLFGALGHFVLPLAIGARGLAFPRLSALGYQVYAVGGVLVLASFGVRLGPASAGWTAYPPLSTPAFTPGLGQTLVTVAVLCAAASAFLYGLNFVVTVVRCRAPGMTWGRLPLTVWGLFFASVLNVLFVPVLAAATALLLMDRLLGTQFFIAGAAAVGGGGDPVVYQHLFWLFGHPEVYILILPAWGMVGDFVAFFSRRPAHGYRLTAGAMGAVTALSGLVYAHHLFTSGMSPLLGRAFMVLTLIISLPAQVMFLNWLMTLWRGSVRLTSPMLAALGTMVVFGLGGITGLALGAVATDVPLHGTLWVVGHFHLTMGAASFLAVFAGLYFWFPKMYGRAMHEGLAKAHVLSSAVLFLGVFGGQLAAGYAGQLRRLYDPYQYTYLKHLLALNQWTTVFAFLLGAVQVLFVVNLVWTLRRGRAAEQNPWEVGTLEWTSALSPPPEGNFATVPVVLRGPHALSQPEVLERLGRDWIGQAEPLPEPASSEADDALGSVSTVGGAT
- a CDS encoding cytochrome c oxidase subunit 3, giving the protein MKSTVPVSEQQREDGAQLPEGPREEAWGRTPAPEGAQRHASDDAPGLPRHDLSAHAEGTRWLGMVLGLAAWTMFFVSLTFAVGWYRMREPWPPLPFSPLLLAAPGLFLVAGSVVLHRSRRSAPLRRLVTALVLGGGFVAMQAGLTHVAWWNHQLRIPQDGVPASAYYGLTGLHVLHVLAVLAGVFLSAVRLWRGTEVRDAVRRHAPGWHFVTAMWLLLFLAVYLP
- a CDS encoding c-type cytochrome, with protein sequence MSAPRFLLAVLSLSLAACSSRTAPTFEPLKLADGRVVPAATLSRGHAVYTHYCASCHGERGDGQGPAGRGMRPVPRSFRQGLFKFGGVAAGELPTDDALKRTLRRGLHGTPMFAWDVPESDVEAVVQYLKTFSPRWKEEAPGQPLGVTPDPWKGREAEAVERGRVAYHVSGGGNAGCASCHVAYLPRAELAALMEKSLGRKVDLSKVDPYTAQPRESEHPLEVDAQGEPTLLGKVLPPDFLFHRLRTVWPEGDKVEGTPYTAERQREDLYRVITAGVGGAAMPTWKGAIPEENLWALAYYVQSLARLRDTDEARELKARLRASTMPVQ
- a CDS encoding LysM peptidoglycan-binding domain-containing protein, with the translated sequence MTTYSVRSGDTLGALARRFNTSVDALAKANGIANPNKIYAGQKLNVPDGFDAPRVSGSGGGSSYTVKSGDTLSGIAGKFGTSVSALAKANGISNPNRIFAGQRLTIPGSGGAAPSSPAPSGGSRTHTVKSGDTLSGIAGKYGTSVGALQRANNISNPNLIYVGQKLTIPGGGAAPGQPAPNPPPVGGVGGPKPVPGGSAGVTVAQLRRVMPNLSQAKAEQYLPHLNRAMAEANITTPQRKAAFLAQLAHESGELRYMEEIASGAAYEGRRDLGNTQPGDGVRYKGRGPIQLTGRANYRAAGQALGIDLEGNPARAKDPDVAFRIAGWYWSSRNLNTYADAGNFREVTRRINGGYNGMASREMYYRRAQDVF